The Agromyces sp. LHK192 genome includes a window with the following:
- a CDS encoding cyclic nucleotide-binding domain-containing thioredoxin-disulfide reductase, which produces MGTVDPRIAPPLTDDQWERLRSYGVPQDTVEGDVLFHAGDRWVDLVLVETGVVDIVRDRLKWIEETRIASLGPRTFVGELGLLNGQRSFLTARVVEAGRVHRIDHAALQRLMAEDDELCDLMLRTLWARREELRRGPAAWTLKIIGSAHSREVTALRRYADRLDLVYSFFDADEPANREAIASHGFPDDAFPVAIVQGKDLLRATPGLLAEALGLAYAAEDDAAVDLAVVGAGPAGLAAAIYGASEGLRTVLLDGVAPGGQSSATSRIENYLGFPFGVSGDDLTAQASLQAFKFGVRIIAPCEAIRLEPAADGLRITLADGAVVLARAAVVTTGVSYRSLPIDRWAEFEGAGIHYAASALEIRQVAGSEVVVVGGANSAGQAALALAASGCRVRLVVRAPELGAQMSSYLVERLLDDARIDVLTGTQVVGLEGGGDLERVRLAGGHEGEVDCRGLFCFIGAEPATDWLVGVERDERGFIRTGADVVGLDGAWRDLGRMPLPFETSVPAVFAAGDVRRGSMKRVAAAVGEGSSAVASVHRALAAMEVFA; this is translated from the coding sequence CCTGGTGCTCGTCGAGACGGGTGTCGTCGACATCGTGCGCGACCGCCTGAAGTGGATCGAGGAGACGCGGATCGCGAGCCTCGGCCCACGCACGTTCGTGGGCGAGCTCGGGTTGCTCAACGGCCAGCGCTCGTTCCTGACCGCGCGGGTCGTCGAGGCAGGCCGGGTGCACCGCATCGACCACGCGGCGCTCCAGCGGCTGATGGCGGAGGACGACGAACTGTGCGACCTCATGCTGCGCACGCTCTGGGCCAGGCGCGAGGAGCTGCGGCGTGGGCCGGCGGCCTGGACGCTCAAGATCATCGGGTCGGCGCATTCGCGCGAGGTCACCGCGCTTCGGCGGTACGCCGACCGGCTCGACCTCGTCTACAGCTTCTTCGACGCCGACGAACCGGCGAACCGCGAGGCGATCGCGAGCCACGGCTTCCCCGACGACGCCTTCCCGGTGGCGATCGTGCAGGGCAAGGACCTGCTGCGGGCGACCCCGGGACTGCTCGCCGAGGCACTCGGCCTCGCGTACGCCGCCGAGGACGATGCCGCCGTCGACCTCGCCGTCGTCGGTGCCGGGCCGGCGGGTCTCGCCGCGGCGATCTACGGCGCATCCGAGGGCCTTCGCACGGTCCTGCTCGACGGCGTCGCACCCGGCGGCCAGTCGTCGGCGACGAGTCGCATCGAGAACTACCTGGGGTTCCCCTTCGGCGTCTCGGGCGACGACCTCACGGCGCAGGCCTCGCTGCAGGCGTTCAAGTTCGGCGTCCGCATCATCGCCCCGTGCGAGGCGATCCGACTCGAGCCCGCCGCCGACGGGCTCCGGATCACGCTCGCAGACGGGGCCGTCGTCCTCGCGCGTGCCGCCGTGGTCACCACCGGGGTGTCGTACCGGTCGCTTCCCATCGATCGGTGGGCGGAGTTCGAGGGTGCCGGCATCCACTACGCGGCATCGGCGCTCGAGATCCGCCAGGTCGCCGGGTCCGAGGTCGTCGTCGTCGGCGGCGCGAACTCGGCCGGCCAGGCTGCGCTGGCCCTGGCCGCGAGCGGATGCCGCGTCCGGCTGGTCGTTCGCGCCCCGGAACTCGGCGCCCAGATGTCGAGTTACCTCGTCGAGCGGCTGCTCGACGACGCCCGGATCGATGTGCTCACGGGCACCCAGGTGGTCGGCCTCGAGGGTGGCGGTGACCTCGAACGCGTCCGGCTCGCGGGCGGGCACGAGGGCGAGGTCGACTGCCGCGGACTGTTCTGCTTCATCGGCGCCGAGCCCGCGACGGACTGGCTGGTCGGGGTCGAGCGCGACGAACGGGGGTTCATCCGCACCGGGGCCGACGTCGTCGGGCTCGACGGCGCCTGGCGGGACCTCGGCCGGATGCCGCTGCCGTTCGAGACGTCGGTGCCCGCGGTCTTCGCGGCCGGAGACGTCCGCCGTGGATCGATGAAGCGCGTCGCGGCGGCGGTCGGCGAGGGCTCGAGTGCGGTGGCATCCGTGCACCGTGCGCTGGCCGCGATGGAGGTGTTCGCATGA
- a CDS encoding rhodanese-like domain-containing protein: MTEVRTASPLFEHVATAEDAIAHFRGRLGFESDVSDVYAALQSGDAGFALIDTRSDAAWAQGHVPGAVNLPTRRIGDGAAAIVEPGTPVVVYCWGPGCNGATRAALEFALLGHPVKEMIGGFEYWAREGFPIEADGVVGQATPDPLTNVSTAVLPRGELAAQPISCAC, translated from the coding sequence ATGACCGAGGTCCGCACCGCCAGCCCCCTGTTCGAGCACGTCGCCACCGCCGAGGACGCGATCGCGCATTTCCGCGGCCGGCTCGGGTTCGAATCGGATGTCTCGGACGTGTATGCCGCGCTGCAGTCCGGCGACGCCGGATTCGCGCTGATCGATACGCGCAGCGACGCCGCCTGGGCGCAGGGCCACGTGCCCGGGGCCGTGAACCTGCCGACCCGACGCATCGGCGACGGGGCCGCAGCGATCGTCGAACCCGGTACCCCGGTCGTCGTCTACTGCTGGGGACCGGGATGCAACGGGGCGACGCGCGCGGCGCTCGAGTTCGCCCTGCTCGGCCACCCGGTCAAGGAGATGATCGGCGGCTTCGAGTACTGGGCTCGGGAGGGGTTCCCGATCGAGGCCGACGGCGTGGTGGGGCAGGCGACGCCCGACCCGCTCACCAACGTGTCGACCGCCGTGCTGCCGCGCGGCGAACTCGCGGCGCAGCCGATCAGCTGCGCCTGCTGA
- a CDS encoding sulfurtransferase produces the protein MTSLELPSALVSADWVAEHLGDERLVVVDATVIGSQTEAGFRWLSGLDAYLVDGHVPGAVFADLIESFSDPDGRFSFARPDLDRLRDAATELGIDDSRTVVVYDASLGQWATRLWWLLQSAGFPHVAVLDGGLARWVADGRALETGYEAPSPAGPLTLIEQSGWWADGDEVRRIVDGEADASLVCALPRSDFAGETGRFSRRGHIPGSVSVPVSSVVDRETKRFVDDEARDSAVSEVGDGRVVLYCGAGIAATGTGFVLRQAGRSDVAVYDGSLDEWSADPTAPLVTLA, from the coding sequence ATGACCTCGCTCGAACTCCCCTCCGCACTCGTCTCGGCCGACTGGGTCGCCGAGCACCTCGGCGACGAGCGGCTCGTCGTGGTGGACGCGACGGTGATCGGCTCGCAGACCGAGGCCGGGTTCCGCTGGCTCTCGGGCCTCGACGCCTACCTGGTCGACGGCCATGTGCCCGGCGCGGTCTTCGCCGACCTGATCGAGTCGTTCAGCGACCCCGACGGTCGCTTCTCGTTCGCCCGCCCCGACCTCGATCGGCTGCGGGATGCCGCGACCGAGCTCGGCATCGACGACTCTCGCACGGTCGTGGTCTACGACGCATCCCTGGGCCAGTGGGCGACACGCCTCTGGTGGCTGCTGCAGTCGGCCGGGTTCCCGCACGTCGCGGTCCTCGACGGCGGTCTCGCACGCTGGGTCGCCGACGGCCGCGCACTCGAGACCGGTTACGAGGCTCCGTCGCCCGCCGGCCCCCTGACCCTCATCGAGCAGTCGGGGTGGTGGGCCGACGGCGACGAGGTGCGGCGCATCGTCGACGGTGAAGCGGATGCCTCGCTCGTGTGCGCGCTGCCCCGCAGCGACTTCGCCGGCGAGACCGGCCGCTTCTCGCGCCGGGGGCACATCCCCGGCAGCGTCAGCGTGCCGGTCTCCTCGGTCGTCGACCGGGAGACGAAGCGGTTCGTCGACGACGAGGCGCGCGACTCCGCCGTCTCCGAGGTCGGCGACGGCCGCGTCGTGCTCTACTGCGGTGCGGGCATCGCCGCCACCGGAACCGGCTTCGTCCTCCGTCAGGCGGGCCGATCGGATGTCGCGGTGTACGACGGATCGCTCGACGAGTGGAGCGCCGACCCGACCGCGCCGCTGGTCACGCTCGCGTGA
- a CDS encoding FadR/GntR family transcriptional regulator, giving the protein MTLERRRASDQIFDELRRRVLSGEWADGERLPTERQLAGEFDVSPNTVREAIRALGAVGLVEVRQGSGAFVHLMPSTLVSESLGTVMRLGVVPLSDVVELSRHLHVRVVELGVERAQAGDLERLSELSRVEPASDAATNADHAAAFLSGLARAAHEPLLEVLVGTLDALVIELTSLSIGYGAELLPELRAIRGAWAPIADALVDRDADRARAAVHAYFDGVEHIISAHAELRTARMSDDLWASALDALALGQRRSASRSSSPSSSSA; this is encoded by the coding sequence ATGACCTTGGAGCGACGTCGGGCGTCCGACCAGATCTTCGACGAACTGCGCCGGAGGGTCCTCTCCGGAGAGTGGGCTGACGGAGAGCGCCTCCCGACGGAACGTCAACTCGCGGGTGAGTTCGACGTCAGCCCCAACACCGTTCGCGAGGCGATCCGGGCGCTCGGCGCCGTCGGTCTCGTCGAGGTGCGTCAGGGAAGCGGGGCGTTCGTCCACCTGATGCCGTCGACCCTGGTGTCGGAATCGCTCGGGACCGTCATGCGACTCGGCGTGGTGCCGCTCTCGGACGTCGTCGAACTCAGCCGGCACCTGCATGTACGCGTCGTCGAACTCGGAGTCGAGCGCGCGCAGGCCGGCGACCTCGAGAGACTCTCCGAGCTGAGCCGTGTCGAACCTGCCTCCGATGCGGCGACGAATGCAGATCACGCGGCGGCATTCCTCTCGGGCCTCGCGCGCGCAGCCCACGAGCCGCTGCTCGAGGTGCTGGTCGGGACCTTGGACGCCCTCGTCATCGAGCTCACCTCGCTCTCGATCGGGTACGGCGCCGAGCTGCTCCCCGAGCTGAGGGCGATCCGCGGCGCCTGGGCGCCCATCGCGGATGCGCTCGTCGATCGCGATGCCGACCGCGCGCGCGCCGCCGTTCACGCCTACTTCGACGGTGTCGAGCACATCATCTCCGCACACGCCGAGCTGCGCACCGCTCGGATGAGCGACGATCTCTGGGCGTCCGCGCTCGACGCGCTCGCGCTCGGGCAGCGGCGGTCGGCATCGCGATCGTCGAGCCCGTCATCGTCCAGCGCGTGA
- a CDS encoding UBP-type zinc finger domain-containing protein, producing the protein MNGQAVAPPPSGDGCVECLDRDGWWVHLRRCVECGHVGCCDSSPMRHARAHAAEAGHPVATSFEPGEDWFWDYVEEVPAPPVPLSPPRSRPADQAVPGGDPPPNWRELIH; encoded by the coding sequence ATGAACGGGCAGGCGGTCGCGCCGCCGCCGTCCGGCGATGGATGCGTCGAGTGCCTCGACCGCGACGGGTGGTGGGTGCACCTGCGACGCTGCGTCGAGTGCGGACACGTCGGATGCTGCGATTCCTCGCCCATGCGCCATGCGCGGGCGCATGCCGCGGAGGCGGGGCATCCGGTCGCGACCTCGTTCGAGCCGGGCGAGGACTGGTTCTGGGACTACGTCGAGGAGGTTCCCGCCCCGCCGGTTCCGTTGTCGCCGCCGCGATCGCGCCCCGCGGACCAGGCGGTTCCCGGCGGTGATCCGCCGCCGAACTGGCGCGAGCTCATCCATTGA
- a CDS encoding DnaJ domain-containing protein: MPDSPLSASPYEILGVPFDADDAALRVAYRRALRRAHPDTGGSTTEFHAVQRAWVLVGTPDARAAFDRGRGGAAAADATSAAWAPPPPRPRRDSRPLARSHGHPGGLSRGRYLELVREWVGRGVELDDPYDPALVRSAPRHLRHLLADAIAEEATARALPNLGIAYTIWHDLATDAAGPGLPPKLDHLVLGPTGLFAIQSEDWGAPVAFKRGELIGEGLDGERPFRALGARAKAIGRAARVKPTALVVVVPDEHAVEPLQVGGSLRGATVALVRRSRLVSAIREGLPGSAHIGGTEVMEVRARLQAAVRFA, translated from the coding sequence ATGCCCGACAGTCCGCTCTCCGCGTCACCGTACGAGATCCTCGGCGTCCCGTTCGACGCCGACGACGCCGCGCTCCGCGTCGCGTACCGCCGCGCGCTGCGCCGGGCGCACCCGGACACCGGCGGCAGCACCACGGAGTTCCACGCGGTGCAGCGCGCCTGGGTGCTCGTCGGCACCCCGGACGCGCGCGCCGCGTTCGACCGCGGACGTGGCGGAGCCGCCGCCGCGGATGCGACGAGCGCCGCGTGGGCCCCGCCGCCGCCCCGGCCGCGCCGCGACTCGCGACCGCTCGCGCGATCGCACGGTCATCCCGGCGGGCTCTCGCGCGGGCGCTACCTCGAACTCGTCCGGGAGTGGGTCGGCCGCGGCGTCGAGCTCGACGACCCCTACGACCCGGCGCTCGTGCGCAGCGCACCGAGGCACCTGCGCCACCTCCTCGCCGACGCCATCGCCGAGGAGGCCACCGCGCGGGCGCTGCCGAACCTCGGCATCGCCTACACGATCTGGCACGACCTCGCGACGGATGCCGCGGGCCCGGGCCTGCCCCCGAAACTCGACCATCTCGTGCTCGGGCCGACGGGCCTGTTCGCGATCCAGTCCGAGGACTGGGGTGCGCCGGTCGCCTTCAAGCGCGGCGAGCTGATCGGCGAGGGGCTCGACGGCGAGCGGCCGTTCCGGGCGCTCGGGGCGAGGGCGAAGGCGATCGGCCGCGCGGCCCGGGTGAAGCCGACCGCGCTCGTGGTCGTCGTCCCCGACGAGCACGCCGTCGAGCCGTTGCAGGTCGGGGGCAGCCTGCGCGGGGCGACCGTGGCGCTGGTGCGCCGATCTCGACTGGTCAGCGCGATCCGCGAGGGCCTCCCCGGCAGTGCGCACATCGGCGGCACCGAGGTCATGGAGGTGCGGGCGCGCCTGCAGGCCGCCGTGCGCTTCGCATAG
- a CDS encoding alpha/beta hydrolase → MSSVDGAARARVFLERAAIDPAALGVAGFRDALSSSPALIGPVPPVELVDDLDVAGVRVRRYDPAPGEVGRAVMVYLHGGAFVRGTLDTADPVCRRLAVGAGCVVISVDYRLAPEHQHPAALSDAESVLRWVAGQAAALGISPERVCIGGDSAGATLATTVARRCPDLVAMQVLLCGLYDLSAPVVSSASAEELLDLEREQRTLDWVVSLYLAERAGARDADVSPARADDHRGVPEAVVVTSDLDPFAQQSRDYVDALRRDRVPVTSIDLAGLPHAFTNFGGVFVEAITVVDTVAGIVRRLGSEHRIGRRPDDLGATSGVRPDLRRTAPEGPLRRVG, encoded by the coding sequence ATGAGTTCGGTCGACGGAGCCGCGCGAGCGCGCGTCTTCCTGGAACGCGCCGCGATCGACCCCGCGGCGCTGGGCGTCGCGGGCTTCCGCGACGCGCTCTCCTCGAGCCCCGCGCTCATCGGGCCGGTTCCGCCCGTCGAGCTCGTCGACGACCTCGACGTCGCCGGGGTCCGCGTGCGACGGTACGATCCCGCACCGGGCGAGGTCGGCCGCGCGGTCATGGTGTACCTGCACGGGGGCGCCTTCGTCCGGGGCACGCTCGACACCGCCGATCCGGTCTGCAGGCGGCTCGCCGTCGGGGCGGGCTGCGTGGTCATCTCCGTCGACTACCGTCTCGCTCCCGAGCATCAGCACCCGGCCGCCCTCTCGGACGCGGAGTCGGTGCTCAGGTGGGTTGCCGGACAGGCCGCCGCGCTCGGGATCTCGCCGGAGCGGGTCTGCATCGGCGGGGACAGTGCCGGAGCGACGCTCGCCACGACCGTCGCTCGGCGGTGCCCGGACCTGGTCGCCATGCAGGTGCTGCTCTGCGGGCTGTACGATCTCTCGGCTCCGGTCGTCTCGAGCGCGAGCGCCGAGGAGCTGCTCGACCTCGAGCGCGAGCAGCGCACGTTGGACTGGGTGGTCTCGCTCTACCTCGCGGAGCGGGCCGGTGCCCGCGACGCCGATGTCAGCCCGGCACGCGCGGACGATCACCGAGGTGTTCCCGAAGCCGTCGTCGTCACCTCCGATCTCGATCCGTTCGCGCAGCAGAGCCGCGACTACGTCGACGCCCTCAGGCGCGATCGCGTGCCCGTCACCTCGATCGACCTGGCGGGTCTGCCCCACGCGTTCACCAATTTCGGCGGCGTATTCGTCGAGGCGATCACCGTCGTCGACACCGTGGCGGGCATCGTGCGGCGCCTAGGATCGGAGCACCGGATCGGCAGGAGGCCCGATGACCTTGGAGCGACGTCGGGCGTCCGACCAGATCTTCGACGAACTGCGCCGGAGGGTCCTCTCCGGAGAGTGGGCTGA
- a CDS encoding GNAT family N-acetyltransferase, producing MTTTAERAAAPLLIRRLRAEEVESVGRLARDAYAADYRLAPEYLDEIEAVGDRDGEHEVWVAENVVTGELLGTVTTPREGVRLSGVAVHDDELDFRFLGVAGSARGRGVGEAMVRHVLALAAERGLRRVVLNTGTQMRGAQRLYERMGFERIPERDFAFDRSDGVRIVILAYGIDVAPATARAGIAAG from the coding sequence GTGACCACGACCGCCGAACGGGCCGCAGCGCCCCTGCTGATCCGCCGCCTCCGCGCCGAAGAGGTCGAATCCGTCGGTCGCCTGGCGAGAGACGCCTACGCGGCCGACTACCGGCTCGCGCCCGAGTACCTGGACGAGATTGAGGCCGTCGGCGATCGCGACGGCGAGCACGAGGTCTGGGTCGCCGAGAACGTCGTGACCGGCGAACTGCTCGGCACGGTGACCACGCCGCGCGAGGGCGTTCGCCTGTCGGGTGTCGCGGTCCACGACGACGAGCTCGACTTCCGGTTCCTCGGCGTCGCCGGCTCCGCTCGCGGACGCGGCGTCGGCGAGGCGATGGTCCGGCACGTGCTCGCGCTCGCCGCGGAGCGCGGCCTCCGTCGCGTCGTGCTCAACACCGGCACCCAGATGCGCGGTGCGCAGCGGCTCTACGAGCGGATGGGATTCGAGCGGATTCCCGAGCGCGACTTCGCGTTCGATCGGTCCGACGGCGTTCGCATCGTCATCCTCGCGTACGGGATCGACGTCGCACCGGCGACGGCGCGAGCCGGGATCGCGGCGGGATGA
- a CDS encoding CoA pyrophosphatase — protein MTHGQRSAHDGRFARDELAALIGHPTLFRDWAAEPTGPELEPAREAAVLILFGVLDGRPSDHTAQASAVSRDLDVLLLERAATLRSHAGQVAFPGGRVDPGDVDSVAAALREAREETGLDPTGVEVLGELRGLPMPFSGHRVTPVLGWWAEQSPVGVVDLAESSHVFRTPVADLLDPGNRVMTVIRRDGHEWRGPGWLVTVAGVEHLVWGFTGRILDEVFDALGWTEPWDRSREYELRNI, from the coding sequence ATGACGCACGGACAGCGTTCGGCGCACGACGGGCGCTTCGCGCGCGACGAACTCGCCGCGCTCATCGGGCATCCGACGCTGTTCCGCGATTGGGCTGCCGAGCCCACCGGTCCCGAGCTCGAGCCGGCTCGCGAGGCCGCCGTGCTCATCCTGTTCGGCGTGCTCGACGGCCGCCCGTCCGACCACACGGCGCAGGCGTCGGCCGTGTCCCGCGACCTCGACGTGCTCCTTCTCGAGCGGGCCGCGACGCTGCGCTCGCACGCCGGCCAGGTCGCGTTCCCCGGCGGCCGGGTCGACCCGGGCGACGTCGACTCCGTCGCGGCCGCCCTGCGCGAGGCCCGAGAGGAGACCGGGCTCGATCCGACGGGGGTCGAGGTGCTGGGCGAGCTGCGCGGCCTGCCGATGCCCTTCTCGGGCCACCGGGTGACCCCGGTGCTCGGCTGGTGGGCGGAACAGTCGCCCGTCGGGGTCGTCGACCTCGCCGAGTCGTCGCACGTGTTCCGTACGCCGGTCGCCGACCTGCTCGACCCGGGCAACCGCGTCATGACCGTCATCCGCCGCGACGGCCACGAGTGGCGCGGACCGGGATGGCTCGTCACGGTCGCCGGTGTCGAGCACCTGGTGTGGGGGTTCACCGGCCGCATCCTCGACGAGGTGTTCGACGCGCTCGGCTGGACCGAACCGTGGGATCGCAGCCGGGAGTACGAGCTGCGGAACATCTGA
- a CDS encoding HAD-IIA family hydrolase: MGHRNEVECWLTDMDGVLVHENHALPGAAALLQQWEDSGTPYLVLTNNSIFTARDLSARLRASGLNVPEDRIWTSALATADFLRQQVPGGSAFVIGEAGILTALHDAGYIMTETDPDFVVVGETRNYSFDAITKAIRLIGAGARFIVTNPDATGPSADGPLPATGAIAALITKATGKEPYVVGKPNPMMFRSALNKIGAHSENTAMIGDRMDTDIVAGIEAGLHTVLVLTGISDQREIERYPFRPDEVLQGVFELLDEEPGESDL; the protein is encoded by the coding sequence ATGGGACACCGCAACGAGGTCGAGTGCTGGCTGACCGACATGGACGGCGTGCTCGTCCATGAGAACCATGCGCTGCCCGGAGCGGCGGCCCTGCTCCAGCAGTGGGAGGACTCCGGCACGCCCTACCTGGTGCTGACGAACAACTCGATCTTCACCGCCCGCGACCTGTCGGCGCGGCTGCGCGCGTCGGGTCTCAACGTGCCCGAAGACCGCATCTGGACCTCCGCGCTCGCGACGGCCGACTTCCTCCGCCAACAGGTGCCCGGCGGCTCGGCGTTCGTCATCGGCGAGGCGGGCATCCTCACCGCGCTGCACGACGCCGGCTACATCATGACCGAGACCGACCCCGACTTCGTGGTGGTCGGCGAGACCCGGAACTACTCGTTCGACGCGATCACGAAGGCGATCCGGTTGATCGGCGCGGGCGCCCGGTTCATCGTCACGAATCCGGATGCCACGGGCCCCTCGGCCGACGGCCCGCTTCCGGCCACGGGAGCGATCGCGGCCCTGATCACCAAGGCCACCGGCAAGGAGCCGTACGTCGTCGGCAAGCCGAACCCCATGATGTTCCGCTCGGCGCTCAACAAGATCGGTGCGCACTCCGAGAACACCGCGATGATCGGCGACCGCATGGACACCGACATCGTCGCCGGCATCGAGGCGGGCCTGCACACGGTGCTCGTGCTCACCGGCATCAGCGACCAGCGAGAGATCGAGCGCTATCCGTTCCGCCCCGACGAGGTGCTGCAGGGGGTCTTCGAACTCCTCGACGAGGAGCCGGGCGAGAGCGACCTGTAG
- a CDS encoding RimK family alpha-L-glutamate ligase: protein MILIAASRDDAHAAAVADRLLTLRRRVIRLDPAELTESSSLELSFGGGHHPELLLHSHRDSDTAGDIDLARASVGWWRQRSGRPSPSVGGERARAESFAVAEGVIASLALDWLNPPAADSAANHAVLQWTIAAELGFALPRTIVTRNPDRARSFADGLPGRSLVTKSLRPHGDGAEEIRRLDPGDDDAFEHVRAAPTLIQEYVEGVDLRVVVVGEQAFAVRIEPPLDPIDILLPWDLRRGAGTPRVTAVALPGRLDEALVGFVQRLGLGHATIDLRRTDDDRHVVLDLDPSGAWLFIERATGLPITDAVAGRLAERDQDPLLHPSAAAFTASSSSRPTLGGWDTATRSSAG, encoded by the coding sequence ATGATCCTGATCGCCGCGAGCCGCGACGACGCCCACGCCGCAGCGGTCGCCGACCGACTGCTGACCCTGCGGCGACGCGTGATCCGACTCGACCCGGCCGAGCTCACCGAGTCGTCGTCGCTCGAGCTATCGTTCGGCGGCGGGCACCACCCCGAACTCCTGCTCCACTCGCACCGCGACTCCGATACGGCGGGCGACATCGACCTCGCCCGCGCGAGCGTCGGATGGTGGCGGCAGCGCAGCGGGCGCCCGTCTCCGTCGGTCGGCGGCGAGCGCGCCCGGGCGGAGTCGTTCGCGGTCGCGGAAGGGGTCATCGCCTCGCTGGCGTTGGACTGGCTGAATCCGCCCGCGGCGGACAGCGCCGCCAACCATGCGGTGCTGCAGTGGACGATCGCCGCCGAACTCGGCTTCGCCCTCCCCCGGACGATCGTGACGCGGAACCCCGACCGGGCGCGCTCCTTCGCCGACGGACTCCCCGGGCGATCGCTGGTGACCAAGTCGCTCCGCCCGCACGGCGACGGCGCGGAGGAGATCCGCCGCCTCGACCCCGGCGATGACGACGCGTTCGAGCACGTGCGTGCGGCGCCGACCCTGATCCAGGAGTACGTCGAGGGGGTCGACCTCCGCGTCGTCGTCGTCGGCGAGCAGGCGTTCGCCGTCCGGATCGAACCGCCCCTCGACCCGATCGACATCCTGCTGCCCTGGGATCTCCGTCGTGGCGCGGGGACCCCGCGCGTGACCGCGGTCGCCCTGCCGGGCCGCCTCGACGAGGCGCTCGTCGGATTCGTGCAGCGGCTCGGCCTCGGCCACGCCACGATCGACCTCCGCCGGACCGACGACGACCGACACGTCGTCCTCGACCTGGACCCGTCGGGGGCGTGGTTGTTCATCGAGCGTGCGACCGGGCTCCCGATCACCGACGCCGTCGCGGGCCGCCTCGCGGAGCGCGACCAGGACCCGCTCCTGCATCCGTCGGCGGCGGCGTTCACGGCCTCGTCATCGTCGCGCCCTACGCTTGGAGGATGGGACACCGCAACGAGGTCGAGTGCTGGCTGA
- a CDS encoding M18 family aminopeptidase has translation MPVTSTDAYVSDFSEFIQASPSSYHAAEAVARRLESAGFERLDERDAWPTGPGRRVVVRDGAVIAWVQPPAASATAPFRILGAHTDSPGFKLKPTTTTEAAGFSQASVEVYGGPLLNSWLDRELELAGRIVTIGGDEHLVRTGAMLRIPQLAVHLDREANKALTLDRQRHVQPIWAAGEGGDVLELLAADAGIDAADIAGFDVLTAPTTAPERFGRDDAFFASGRLDNLTSVFAGLVGIEAAADAAWERAGHVSVLAAFDHEELGSASRSGAAGPFLEDVLGRISSALGASDDERRQAIAGSWIVSADAGHAVHPNYPEKHDPATRPLFGEGVLLKLNANQRYASDAVGSAMWEAVCRRAGTATQPFVSNNTVPCGSTIGPISATRLGIRTVDVGVPLLSMHSARELAHVDDLVGLGRAVAEFLAGE, from the coding sequence ATGCCCGTGACCTCGACCGACGCGTACGTCTCCGACTTCTCGGAGTTCATCCAGGCCTCGCCCTCCTCGTACCACGCCGCCGAGGCGGTGGCCCGTCGCCTCGAGTCGGCGGGTTTCGAACGACTGGACGAGCGGGATGCCTGGCCGACCGGCCCGGGACGCCGGGTGGTCGTGCGCGACGGCGCCGTGATCGCCTGGGTCCAGCCGCCGGCCGCGAGCGCGACCGCGCCGTTCCGCATCCTCGGTGCGCACACCGACTCGCCGGGGTTCAAGCTGAAGCCGACGACGACGACCGAGGCCGCCGGGTTCAGCCAGGCGAGTGTTGAAGTGTACGGCGGCCCGTTGCTGAACTCCTGGCTCGACCGCGAGCTCGAGCTCGCCGGCCGGATCGTGACGATCGGCGGCGACGAGCACCTCGTGCGCACCGGCGCGATGCTGCGCATCCCGCAGCTCGCCGTCCACCTCGACCGTGAGGCCAACAAGGCGCTGACCCTCGACCGGCAGCGGCACGTGCAGCCGATCTGGGCCGCCGGCGAGGGCGGCGACGTGCTCGAACTGCTCGCCGCGGACGCGGGCATCGACGCCGCCGACATCGCCGGCTTCGACGTGCTGACCGCACCGACGACCGCGCCCGAGCGGTTCGGTCGCGACGACGCGTTCTTCGCCTCGGGCCGGCTCGACAACCTGACCTCCGTGTTCGCCGGGCTCGTCGGCATCGAGGCCGCCGCCGACGCGGCGTGGGAGCGCGCCGGGCACGTCAGCGTGCTCGCCGCGTTCGACCACGAGGAGCTCGGGTCGGCCTCGCGATCGGGCGCGGCCGGCCCCTTCCTCGAGGACGTGCTCGGCCGCATCTCGTCGGCGCTCGGCGCGAGCGACGACGAGCGGCGTCAAGCGATCGCCGGCTCGTGGATCGTGTCGGCCGACGCCGGCCACGCCGTGCACCCGAACTACCCCGAGAAGCACGACCCGGCGACGCGTCCCCTGTTCGGCGAGGGCGTGCTGCTCAAGCTGAACGCGAACCAGCGCTACGCGAGCGACGCGGTCGGGTCGGCGATGTGGGAGGCCGTGTGCCGCCGCGCGGGAACCGCGACGCAACCGTTCGTCTCGAACAACACCGTGCCGTGCGGGTCGACGATCGGGCCGATCTCGGCGACGCGGCTCGGCATCCGCACCGTCGACGTCGGCGTGCCGCTGCTGTCGATGCACTCGGCGCGCGAGCTCGCGCACGTCGATGACCTCGTCGGCCTCGGGCGCGCCGTCGCGGAGTTCCTCGCCGGGGAGTGA